CAACACAATGCCTTTTTTAAAGTCGGGTATCCCATACCCAAACCTGTAATCGGGATTGGTGTATTTGCTGGCGCATTGTTGCACTACATCGATGATCTGCATATTGGAGAACTCCGGAAATGCCTGCCAAAAACAGGCAACCAGTCCGGCCATATTGGGACAGGCATAAGAAGTACCACTGCCCACAACGGGGCCACCGGTATTGGGGCTCGCCAACACGGCATTTTCACCAACTGCCACCACATTGGGTTTTAATAACCCGGCGCCATTAGGCCCCCAGCTGCTGCTGGCAGCAATAGCACCGTTTATATTTATTGAACCAATAGTGAGTACGCTGTCTGCATCTGCGGGGCAGGCAATATATTTTGCATCGCCTCCAGAAGCGCCGCTGTTACCTGCTGCCACCACAACCAGGATGCCTTTTTTGGCAGCCAGGTCAGCGGCTATCGTGATCATTGCGGTATTGCCATTGCGTTGTGCATAGCTGTGATTAAAAGTAGGATCATCAAAATCGGCATAACCCAGTGAAGTGGAGATCATATCAACCCCGGCGCTGTCGGAAAATTCGGCGGCCGCCGCCCAGTTCTGTTCTTCTACCGGGTACTCGCTGCTGGCATCTTCAGTTCTCAACAACCAGTAACTGGCATAAGGCGCAGTGCCTACCAGCACGCCCGGCTGGTTTGATGCCAGGCAGGAAAATACATAAGCGCCATGAAAATAATCTTCATTTACACTGGCTTCGTTATTTACATAATCCCACGTACCCAATATGCGGCCCTGCAAACGCACACTGTCAAACACCGGGTTGGTGAGGTAATTCAAAAAACCGGCATCTATAACAGCAATGGTCATTCCCCGGCCTGAAAACCCAAGCCTGTGCAGGTAATCACCATTGTGAATGTGGATCTGGTTGTACATGCTGCCATAGTTAAAGGCGGCAGCTCCGGTTGGCGCATCTTCTTTTTTAAGTGCAACAGGCGGCTGGTTGTTTTCTTCGGCCATTGTGCCGGAAATGCCGTTGTTGCCCGTACTTATCCTGGGAGCTATACGGCCCGTTGTTTTTACAAAGGGTAATGCATTGATGGCGGCAAGCGCATTGGTGACCTGGGTGTTGTCCGTGATCTTTATCAGTACCTGGTTCAACCATTTGGAGCTGTTTAAAACGGTAACAAAGGGAATATTGCGAATGCTTTGAATGTATGAGGGGGTAATTGGCAGGTCGGTTGAATCGATGGCCCGTTGTTGTTTGGTGCGACGGGCAATTGCTTTGGCCGACAAATAAGCCGAAGGGTTCGAGAGGGTGTAAGGCGTTCCTTTTTTATCGGTAAGCTGAACTATGTAACGGGTAAACTGAGCTTGTGCTAAACCGGTAGCTGCTACCAGTAGTGTGACAAGAGTAACTAGTCTTTTCATGGAAGGTAACTGTTAATGGTACCACCATTTAAGGT
The Niastella koreensis GR20-10 genome window above contains:
- a CDS encoding S8 family peptidase, whose translation is MKRLVTLVTLLVAATGLAQAQFTRYIVQLTDKKGTPYTLSNPSAYLSAKAIARRTKQQRAIDSTDLPITPSYIQSIRNIPFVTVLNSSKWLNQVLIKITDNTQVTNALAAINALPFVKTTGRIAPRISTGNNGISGTMAEENNQPPVALKKEDAPTGAAAFNYGSMYNQIHIHNGDYLHRLGFSGRGMTIAVIDAGFLNYLTNPVFDSVRLQGRILGTWDYVNNEASVNEDYFHGAYVFSCLASNQPGVLVGTAPYASYWLLRTEDASSEYPVEEQNWAAAAEFSDSAGVDMISTSLGYADFDDPTFNHSYAQRNGNTAMITIAADLAAKKGILVVVAAGNSGASGGDAKYIACPADADSVLTIGSININGAIAASSSWGPNGAGLLKPNVVAVGENAVLASPNTGGPVVGSGTSYACPNMAGLVACFWQAFPEFSNMQIIDVVQQCASKYTNPDYRFGYGIPDFKKGIVLLTKQYATASSNFNNCVVSLNWKSKDDTSTVYTLQRKLPGETGFVNVSQINSSSIAFTANSYTYNDSLRAAGTGLVQYRILQTNRLADTTFEIANLTQNITSVCFPDNTLTAQPSPFDQQLMVVVNTPDAIANMGIKITDMMGRVMYAQKTDKPAGYYSTSVSTIGWNTGIYEVTLYNNSKRIYARKVLKK